One genomic region from Balaenoptera acutorostrata chromosome 1, mBalAcu1.1, whole genome shotgun sequence encodes:
- the PLPPR4 gene encoding phospholipid phosphatase-related protein type 4 isoform X3: protein MSAKERPKGKVIKDSVTLLPCFYFVELPILASSVVSLYFLELTDVFKPVHSGFSCYDRSLSMPYIEPTQEAIPFLMLLSLAFAGPAITIMVGEGILYCCLSKRRNGIGLEPNINAGGCNFNSFLRRAVRFVGVHVFGLCSTALITDIIQLSTGYQAPYFLTVCKPNYTSLNVSCKENSYIVEDICSGSDLTVINSGRKSFPSQHATLAAFAAVYVSMYFNSTLTDSSKLLKPLLVFTFIICGIICGLTRITQYKNHPVDVYCGFLIGGGIALYLGLYAVGNFLPSEESVFQHREALKSLTDLNQDPSRVLSAKNGSSSDGIAHTEGILNRNHRDASSLTNLKRANADVEIITPRSPMGKENMVTFSNTLPRANTPSVEDPVRRNATIHASMDSARSKQLLTQWKNKNESRKLSLQVIETEPGQSPPRSIEMRSSSEPSRVGVNGDHHGPGNQYLKIQPGTVPGCNNSMPGGPRVSIQSRPGSSQLVHIPEETQENISTSPKSSSARAKWLKAAEKTVACNRSNSQPRIMQVIAMSKQQGVLQSSPKNTEGSTVSCTGSIRYKTLTDHEPSGIVRVEAHPENNRPVIQIPSTEGEGSGSWKWKAPEKGSLRQTYELNDLNRDSESCESLKDSFGSGDRKRSNIDNHEHHHHGITTIRVTPVEGSEIGSETLSISSSRDSTLRRKGNIILIPERSNSPENTRNIFYKGTSPTRAYKD, encoded by the exons TTGCCTATATTGGCATCATCGGTGGTTAGCCTGTATTTCCTGGAACTCACGGATGTCTTCAAACCTGTGCACTCTGGATTCAGCTGCTATGACCGGAGTCTTAGCATGCCATACATTGAACCCACACAGGAGGCAATTCCATTCCTCATGCTGCTTAGCTTGGCTTTCGCCGGACCTGCAATTACG ATTATGGTAGGGGAAGGAATTCTCTACTGTTGCCTGTCCAAAAGAAGGAATGGAATTGGCCTGGAGCCCAATATTAATGCCGGAGGCTGCAACTTCAACTCTTTCCTTAGAAGAGCTGTCAGATTCGTTG GTGTTCATGTGTTTGGACTCTGCTCTACAGCTCTCATCACAGATATCATCCAGCTGTCCACAGGCTACCAGGCACCATACTTTCTGACTGTGTGCAAGCCAAACTATACCTCTCTGAATGTGTCTTGCAAAGAGAATTCCTACATTGTAGAAGATATTTGCTCAGGATCCGATCTTACAGTTATCAACAGCGGCAG AAAATCATTCCCTTCTCAACATGCGACCCTTGCTGCCTTTGCAGCTGTGTACGTTTCG atgtacTTCAATTCCACACTAACGGATTCCTCTAAGCTTCTGAAACCTCTCTTGGTCTTCACCTTTATCATCTGTGGAATCATCTGTGGGCTAACACGGATAACTCAGTATAAGAACCACCCAGTTGATGTCTATTGTGGCTTTTTAATAGGAGGAGGAATTGCTCTGTACTTG GGTCTGTATGCTGTGGGGAATTTTCTGCCTAGCGAAGAGAGTGTGTTTCAGCACAGAGAAGCCCTCAAGTCTCTGACAGACCTCAATCAAGACCCCAGCCGAGTTTTATCTGCTAAAAATGGTAGCAGTAGTGACGGAATTGCTCACACAGAAGGCATCCTCAACCGAAACCATAGAGATGCTAGCTCATTGACAAACCTCAAAAGGGCAAATGCTGATGTAGAAATCATCACTCCACGGAGCCCCATGGGGAAGGAAAACATGGTTACCTTCAGCAATACCTTGCCTAGAGCCAACACCCCATCCGTGGAAGACCCTGTGAGAAGAAACGCCACCATTCATGCCTCTATGGATTCTGCTAGATCCAAGCAACTCCTCACCCAGTGGAAGAATAAGAATGAAAGTCGGAAGTTGTCCCTGCAGGTTATAGAGACCGAGCCTGGACAGTCACCACCCAGATCCATTGAAATGAGGTCAAGCTCAGAGCCGTCGAGGGTGGGGGTCAATGGAGACCACCATGGTCCCGGCAATCAGTACCTCAAGATCCAGCCTGGCACTGTCCCCGGGTGTAACAACAGCATGCCTGGGGGACCAAGAGTGTCCATTCAGTCCCGCCCCGGGTCCTCACAGTTAGTGCACATCCCTGAGGAGACGCAGGAAAACATAAGCACCTCCCCAAAAAGCAGCTCCGCTCGGGCCAAGTGGCTGAAAGCTGCAGAGAAGACCGTGGCCTGTAATAGAAGCAACAGCCAGCCTCGAATCATGCAAGTCATAGCCATGTCCAAGCAGCAGGGCGTCCTCCAAAGCAGCCCCAAGAACACCGAAGGCAGTACAGTCTCCTGCACTGGCTCCATCCGCTACAAAACCCTGACAGACCACGAACCCAGTGGGATCGTGAGGGTTGAGGCTCACCCAGAGAACAACAGGCCCGTCATACAAATCCCGTCCACCGAAGGCGAAGGCAGTGGCTCCTGGAAATGGAAAGCCCCTGAAAAGGGCAGCCTTCGCCAAACTTATGAACTCAACGATCTCAACAGGGACTCCGAAAGCTGTGAGTCCCTGAAAGACAGTTTTGGTTCTGGAGATCGAAAGAGAAGCAACATTGATAACCATGAGCATCACCACCATGGAATCACCACTATCCGCGTCACCCCAGTAGAGGGCAGCGAAATTGGTTCAGAGACcctgtccatttcttcttcccGCGACTCCACCCTGCGGAGAAAGGGCAACATCATCTTAATTCCTGAAAGAAGCAACAGCCCCGAAAACACTAGGAATATCTTCTACAAAGGAACCTCCCCAACACGGGCTTATAAGGATTGA
- the PLPPR4 gene encoding phospholipid phosphatase-related protein type 4 isoform X2, with protein sequence MSAKERPKGKVIKDSVTLLPCFYFVELPILASSVVSLYFLELTDVFKPVHSGFSCYDRSLSMPYIEPTQEAIPFLMLLSLAFAGPAITIMVGEGILYCCLSKRRNGIGLEPNINAGGCNFNSFLRRAVRFVGVHVFGLCSTALITDIIQLSTGYQAPYFLTVCKPNYTSLNVSCKENSYIVEDICSGSDLTVINSGRKSFPSQHATLAAFAAVYVSGLYAVGNFLPSEESVFQHREALKSLTDLNQDPSRVLSAKNGSSSDGIAHTEGILNRNHRDASSLTNLKRANADVEIITPRSPMGKENMVTFSNTLPRANTPSVEDPVRRNATIHASMDSARSKQLLTQWKNKNESRKLSLQVIETEPGQSPPRSIEMRSSSEPSRVGVNGDHHGPGNQYLKIQPGTVPGCNNSMPGGPRVSIQSRPGSSQLVHIPEETQENISTSPKSSSARAKWLKAAEKTVACNRSNSQPRIMQVIAMSKQQGVLQSSPKNTEGSTVSCTGSIRYKTLTDHEPSGIVRVEAHPENNRPVIQIPSTEGEGSGSWKWKAPEKGSLRQTYELNDLNRDSESCESLKDSFGSGDRKRSNIDNHEHHHHGITTIRVTPVEGSEIGSETLSISSSRDSTLRRKGNIILIPERSNSPENTRNIFYKGTSPTRAYKD encoded by the exons TTGCCTATATTGGCATCATCGGTGGTTAGCCTGTATTTCCTGGAACTCACGGATGTCTTCAAACCTGTGCACTCTGGATTCAGCTGCTATGACCGGAGTCTTAGCATGCCATACATTGAACCCACACAGGAGGCAATTCCATTCCTCATGCTGCTTAGCTTGGCTTTCGCCGGACCTGCAATTACG ATTATGGTAGGGGAAGGAATTCTCTACTGTTGCCTGTCCAAAAGAAGGAATGGAATTGGCCTGGAGCCCAATATTAATGCCGGAGGCTGCAACTTCAACTCTTTCCTTAGAAGAGCTGTCAGATTCGTTG GTGTTCATGTGTTTGGACTCTGCTCTACAGCTCTCATCACAGATATCATCCAGCTGTCCACAGGCTACCAGGCACCATACTTTCTGACTGTGTGCAAGCCAAACTATACCTCTCTGAATGTGTCTTGCAAAGAGAATTCCTACATTGTAGAAGATATTTGCTCAGGATCCGATCTTACAGTTATCAACAGCGGCAG AAAATCATTCCCTTCTCAACATGCGACCCTTGCTGCCTTTGCAGCTGTGTACGTTTCG GGTCTGTATGCTGTGGGGAATTTTCTGCCTAGCGAAGAGAGTGTGTTTCAGCACAGAGAAGCCCTCAAGTCTCTGACAGACCTCAATCAAGACCCCAGCCGAGTTTTATCTGCTAAAAATGGTAGCAGTAGTGACGGAATTGCTCACACAGAAGGCATCCTCAACCGAAACCATAGAGATGCTAGCTCATTGACAAACCTCAAAAGGGCAAATGCTGATGTAGAAATCATCACTCCACGGAGCCCCATGGGGAAGGAAAACATGGTTACCTTCAGCAATACCTTGCCTAGAGCCAACACCCCATCCGTGGAAGACCCTGTGAGAAGAAACGCCACCATTCATGCCTCTATGGATTCTGCTAGATCCAAGCAACTCCTCACCCAGTGGAAGAATAAGAATGAAAGTCGGAAGTTGTCCCTGCAGGTTATAGAGACCGAGCCTGGACAGTCACCACCCAGATCCATTGAAATGAGGTCAAGCTCAGAGCCGTCGAGGGTGGGGGTCAATGGAGACCACCATGGTCCCGGCAATCAGTACCTCAAGATCCAGCCTGGCACTGTCCCCGGGTGTAACAACAGCATGCCTGGGGGACCAAGAGTGTCCATTCAGTCCCGCCCCGGGTCCTCACAGTTAGTGCACATCCCTGAGGAGACGCAGGAAAACATAAGCACCTCCCCAAAAAGCAGCTCCGCTCGGGCCAAGTGGCTGAAAGCTGCAGAGAAGACCGTGGCCTGTAATAGAAGCAACAGCCAGCCTCGAATCATGCAAGTCATAGCCATGTCCAAGCAGCAGGGCGTCCTCCAAAGCAGCCCCAAGAACACCGAAGGCAGTACAGTCTCCTGCACTGGCTCCATCCGCTACAAAACCCTGACAGACCACGAACCCAGTGGGATCGTGAGGGTTGAGGCTCACCCAGAGAACAACAGGCCCGTCATACAAATCCCGTCCACCGAAGGCGAAGGCAGTGGCTCCTGGAAATGGAAAGCCCCTGAAAAGGGCAGCCTTCGCCAAACTTATGAACTCAACGATCTCAACAGGGACTCCGAAAGCTGTGAGTCCCTGAAAGACAGTTTTGGTTCTGGAGATCGAAAGAGAAGCAACATTGATAACCATGAGCATCACCACCATGGAATCACCACTATCCGCGTCACCCCAGTAGAGGGCAGCGAAATTGGTTCAGAGACcctgtccatttcttcttcccGCGACTCCACCCTGCGGAGAAAGGGCAACATCATCTTAATTCCTGAAAGAAGCAACAGCCCCGAAAACACTAGGAATATCTTCTACAAAGGAACCTCCCCAACACGGGCTTATAAGGATTGA
- the PLPPR4 gene encoding phospholipid phosphatase-related protein type 4 isoform X1 — MCLKRTYVCTFELPILASSVVSLYFLELTDVFKPVHSGFSCYDRSLSMPYIEPTQEAIPFLMLLSLAFAGPAITIMVGEGILYCCLSKRRNGIGLEPNINAGGCNFNSFLRRAVRFVGVHVFGLCSTALITDIIQLSTGYQAPYFLTVCKPNYTSLNVSCKENSYIVEDICSGSDLTVINSGRKSFPSQHATLAAFAAVYVSMYFNSTLTDSSKLLKPLLVFTFIICGIICGLTRITQYKNHPVDVYCGFLIGGGIALYLGLYAVGNFLPSEESVFQHREALKSLTDLNQDPSRVLSAKNGSSSDGIAHTEGILNRNHRDASSLTNLKRANADVEIITPRSPMGKENMVTFSNTLPRANTPSVEDPVRRNATIHASMDSARSKQLLTQWKNKNESRKLSLQVIETEPGQSPPRSIEMRSSSEPSRVGVNGDHHGPGNQYLKIQPGTVPGCNNSMPGGPRVSIQSRPGSSQLVHIPEETQENISTSPKSSSARAKWLKAAEKTVACNRSNSQPRIMQVIAMSKQQGVLQSSPKNTEGSTVSCTGSIRYKTLTDHEPSGIVRVEAHPENNRPVIQIPSTEGEGSGSWKWKAPEKGSLRQTYELNDLNRDSESCESLKDSFGSGDRKRSNIDNHEHHHHGITTIRVTPVEGSEIGSETLSISSSRDSTLRRKGNIILIPERSNSPENTRNIFYKGTSPTRAYKD; from the exons TTGCCTATATTGGCATCATCGGTGGTTAGCCTGTATTTCCTGGAACTCACGGATGTCTTCAAACCTGTGCACTCTGGATTCAGCTGCTATGACCGGAGTCTTAGCATGCCATACATTGAACCCACACAGGAGGCAATTCCATTCCTCATGCTGCTTAGCTTGGCTTTCGCCGGACCTGCAATTACG ATTATGGTAGGGGAAGGAATTCTCTACTGTTGCCTGTCCAAAAGAAGGAATGGAATTGGCCTGGAGCCCAATATTAATGCCGGAGGCTGCAACTTCAACTCTTTCCTTAGAAGAGCTGTCAGATTCGTTG GTGTTCATGTGTTTGGACTCTGCTCTACAGCTCTCATCACAGATATCATCCAGCTGTCCACAGGCTACCAGGCACCATACTTTCTGACTGTGTGCAAGCCAAACTATACCTCTCTGAATGTGTCTTGCAAAGAGAATTCCTACATTGTAGAAGATATTTGCTCAGGATCCGATCTTACAGTTATCAACAGCGGCAG AAAATCATTCCCTTCTCAACATGCGACCCTTGCTGCCTTTGCAGCTGTGTACGTTTCG atgtacTTCAATTCCACACTAACGGATTCCTCTAAGCTTCTGAAACCTCTCTTGGTCTTCACCTTTATCATCTGTGGAATCATCTGTGGGCTAACACGGATAACTCAGTATAAGAACCACCCAGTTGATGTCTATTGTGGCTTTTTAATAGGAGGAGGAATTGCTCTGTACTTG GGTCTGTATGCTGTGGGGAATTTTCTGCCTAGCGAAGAGAGTGTGTTTCAGCACAGAGAAGCCCTCAAGTCTCTGACAGACCTCAATCAAGACCCCAGCCGAGTTTTATCTGCTAAAAATGGTAGCAGTAGTGACGGAATTGCTCACACAGAAGGCATCCTCAACCGAAACCATAGAGATGCTAGCTCATTGACAAACCTCAAAAGGGCAAATGCTGATGTAGAAATCATCACTCCACGGAGCCCCATGGGGAAGGAAAACATGGTTACCTTCAGCAATACCTTGCCTAGAGCCAACACCCCATCCGTGGAAGACCCTGTGAGAAGAAACGCCACCATTCATGCCTCTATGGATTCTGCTAGATCCAAGCAACTCCTCACCCAGTGGAAGAATAAGAATGAAAGTCGGAAGTTGTCCCTGCAGGTTATAGAGACCGAGCCTGGACAGTCACCACCCAGATCCATTGAAATGAGGTCAAGCTCAGAGCCGTCGAGGGTGGGGGTCAATGGAGACCACCATGGTCCCGGCAATCAGTACCTCAAGATCCAGCCTGGCACTGTCCCCGGGTGTAACAACAGCATGCCTGGGGGACCAAGAGTGTCCATTCAGTCCCGCCCCGGGTCCTCACAGTTAGTGCACATCCCTGAGGAGACGCAGGAAAACATAAGCACCTCCCCAAAAAGCAGCTCCGCTCGGGCCAAGTGGCTGAAAGCTGCAGAGAAGACCGTGGCCTGTAATAGAAGCAACAGCCAGCCTCGAATCATGCAAGTCATAGCCATGTCCAAGCAGCAGGGCGTCCTCCAAAGCAGCCCCAAGAACACCGAAGGCAGTACAGTCTCCTGCACTGGCTCCATCCGCTACAAAACCCTGACAGACCACGAACCCAGTGGGATCGTGAGGGTTGAGGCTCACCCAGAGAACAACAGGCCCGTCATACAAATCCCGTCCACCGAAGGCGAAGGCAGTGGCTCCTGGAAATGGAAAGCCCCTGAAAAGGGCAGCCTTCGCCAAACTTATGAACTCAACGATCTCAACAGGGACTCCGAAAGCTGTGAGTCCCTGAAAGACAGTTTTGGTTCTGGAGATCGAAAGAGAAGCAACATTGATAACCATGAGCATCACCACCATGGAATCACCACTATCCGCGTCACCCCAGTAGAGGGCAGCGAAATTGGTTCAGAGACcctgtccatttcttcttcccGCGACTCCACCCTGCGGAGAAAGGGCAACATCATCTTAATTCCTGAAAGAAGCAACAGCCCCGAAAACACTAGGAATATCTTCTACAAAGGAACCTCCCCAACACGGGCTTATAAGGATTGA